CGAGCACTTCTTCGATCTCGAGTCGATCGACGACCCCCGGACGCTGCTGGCACGGGCCACGGAGCTGACGCAGGCCTTCCGGGCGGCGGCGGACCGGGCGGTGGAGTACCAGGCCATGGCGGCGGCGCAGCTCGCCGACCCCCGCCGGTTCGACCGGCTGACGGCCGCGGACATCGCCGAGCAGGCCGAGTGGACCGAGGACTACGCCAAGAAGATGGTGGAGTTCGGCCGGGACCTGCTGCGGGGAGTCGACGCGCGGGGCCCGGACCCCGTCTGAGCGGCCACCGCTGAAGCCCCCGGACAACCGGCACTGACGGCCGGCCTGCGGCCACTGGGCGCGCCGACGCGGGCTCCTCAGGGGCCGACGACGGCGCCCCGCGCCCACCCGGTGGGCATATGCCGGCCGCGTAAGGTACCCCGATCCACCCCCCGCTGTCCCGGTTTCCGGCAACTCTCGGCGACGCGACGTTCACCCCCGGTACCTGTGGACGCCATGAGCAGCAGCACACTGACCTCGGACGGCGCAGCCTGGCTCGCCTCGGCAGGAACGTATCCGCGCAGCACCCTCGCCTTCTGGGAGGAGCGCCCGGACGCCCCCGTGGTGCTGCCCTGCGGTTCCGCCTTCGACATCGTGAGCGTGCCCGCGATCTTCGGGCGCCGGATGCTGGACCGGCTGTGGGACGAGGGCCCGGGGTCGGGACCGGTCGCGGTGTTCCGCGGCCGGATGCTGCTGTTCGCCGCGCCGGGCACGGCCCAACGGCTGCCCTCGCTGCTGGAGTGGGAGGAGTGGGGTGCCACCGGGCCGGGATCCCCCAGCCGTACGGCCGCCATCCCGCCCCTGCTGTGCCATGGCACCGGCGACGCGGTCACCGTTCCCGCACCCACCGGTGCGCCGGCCTCCGACGCCCGCTGGCTCGTCGCCCCCGACACCCGTCAGCCCTGGCTCCCGGGCCCCGAAATCCTGCTCTGGGCGGCCCTCCGGGCCGCCCGTTCGGCGGTGCGGATATCGATTTTTCCTCCCCCCGACCTGGATGCTAATGTCTACGACGTCAGCAGGCGCCGCTAGCTCAGTTGGTTAGAGCAGCTGACTCTTAATCAGCGGGTCCGGGGTTCGAGTCCCTGGCGGCGCACGTTGTCGATGGCGAGGCTGTTCGCGAAGCGCGAACGTCCTCGCCATCGTCGTTTCGGCCGGGGGATCACCCGTTCGCGATCTTCACCGTCCACGCCCCCGAAGCCGTGCGCCCCTCCACCTCCACCCGTACGCCGGTTCCCGGCACGGTGAAGCTCTCCCCGAGCTCGACCGGCGCGTCCGCGAGCGGTGGGTACACCGAGCCCTCCCAGCACGCCTCCGTGTGCGGGTGGGCGTCGATCACCTGGACCGGGCCCCCGCCGGACTCGGCGCCGGCGTGGACGCGGTAGACGAGGACGCCCTGCCGGCAGCTCTCCTGATCGTTGCCGACGGAGCCCCGCGCCTCGATGGCCAGGACGCTGTCGGCCCCGGTGCGCACCACCGCCAGCTTGGTGCCGCGGCCCAGCCCGAAGGCCGGGGCGCCGGCCGCGGCGACGCCCGGCTGTCCGGGCCCGGCGCCGAGCGACTCCAGTGTCAGCCGCACGGGCCGGTCGCCCTGCACGCAGACCACCTGCCGGGGCTCCAGCCAGCCCAGCTTCCACTTGTGCCAGCCGAACAGGTCGGGAGCCAGTCCGAACTGGCTGCCCATCAGGTCCCAGTCACCCACATGGGTGTCCCAGTCGCCCTTTCCGTCGACCGGGCGGTGGTAGAGGTCCGGCAGGTCGAAGACGTGACCCGTCTCATGCGCGAGGACGAGCCGGTCCGGCGGATGGTTTTCGAACACCGTGACGACCCGGCGGATGTCGGTGCCGTCGGCGCGCAGAGGAGTGTCCAGGTTGACCACTTTCGTGGCATCGGAGTCGACGCCGGGCGCATGCGGGTCGGCGACGAAGTAGACGACGTCGTAGTGGGAGAAGTCGACCTGGCCGTCGGCGGCGGCCAGGGCGTCGCGCAAATAGGCGGCCCGGTGCGAGGCGGTCCAGTCGCGCTGTATGGCGTACGCCGTCGAAGGGCGCGGCATGCGGATCCAGCGCTTCAGCGGGTGCTCGCGCAGGCGGAACTTGCCGTACGAGGCGCTCGCGAAGTAGCGGCTGGTGGCCGGGAAGTGGTCGGCGGCCAGTTCGGCCGGGGTGGTCAGCGGGCGGGAGTCCGGGAAGGACAGGAAGACCATCACCGCGTCCAGCGCGCCGGCCGGCCGGGGATAGGCGGTGTTCCAGGTGTCCAGGCCCTCGGAGTGGTGGGCCTTGGTGCGGGTGAGGGCACAGGGCGCCGCGGCGAAGGGCTCCGCGACCGAGGGGCAGGTGATGAGGGAGGTGGCCGCGAGCGCCGACAGGGTGGTGAACACGGCCGCGGTGCTGCGCAGTCGGGGGCGGGCGGCTTGGCGGCCGAGCCCCCTGAATGCCTCACGGGTGCGTTCCCCCAAGGGCTGCTGGCGCGGCACATGGACCTCCGGATGCGTTCACGGGACACCGCATCCAGCCTGTGTGAATTTATTGTTGTATGCCCTGTTTGCCTGCACCGGACGAGTGAGGAGTCCGGGGTCCCGGCGGGGTCACTGAACCGGCCGACACCCCCGAACCGCTCACAGACCGTCACAATCGGTCGAGCCATGGGAGAACCGGGCCTCAGACGGGCAGAAACGATCTGTCAGGAGGGCGGGCCGTTCCGCGCGAGTTCCGCGACACTGGACAGTGGGCTGCGAGCGTCGTCGGCAGCCCTCTATGATCGGCACACTTTCCTGACCTTGCCTGCCCGGACAGAGGTCGAGCAGAGATCGAGCAGATCGAGTGCACTGCGGGAGCGAGCGGTGAGCGGAACGTCCGAAGGGCCGACGCCCGCGGCAGACCTCATCGGGCCGGCCGTCACAGACAGTAATAGCCAGGCGTCGCGAAGTACCGGGACCGACGGGGCCGACAGGACCGACGCCTCCGACTCCTACCGATCGGCCTTCGCCGCGGCCCCGCTGGCGATGGCGGTCGTCGACCGCGAGGGCCTCGTCGTCAGCGCCAACGCGGCCCTCGCCGACCTGCTCGGCACGAGCCCCGGCGAACTGGCCGGACGGGTCGCCGCCGACCTGGTCGACCTGGCCTCCGACGCGCGCACCTGGCACGCGTACCGCGAGGTGCTGCGCGGCCGGGAGGCCCGACTGCGGTGCAGCCGGCGGCTGAAGCACCCCGACGGGCACAGCGTCTGGGTGCAGGTCACCGTCGCCCCGCTGCCCGACCGCGCGAACGGCGTGCTGCTGACCGCCGCCGACATCAGCGCCCGCCGTGAACTCCAGGGCAGGCTGCGGCACTTGCAGATGCACGACCCGGTGACCCGGCTGCCCAACCGGACCCTGTTCTTCGAGCGCCTGTCGGCCGCCCTCGACGTGGAGTCGTACGAGCGCGGCGGCACCGGCCGGATCGGCCTGTGCTACCTCGACCTCGACGGCTTCAAGGCGGTCAACGACACCCTCGGCCACCGGGTCGGGGACCGGCTGCTCGCGGCCGTGGCCGAGCGGCTGGGCCGCTGCGCGGACCAGGCGGGTCACGGCAGGGCGAGCGCGCCGCTGGTGGCCAGGCTGGGCGGCGACGAGTTCGCGCTGCTGGTCGAGGACTCCACGGGCACCGAGCAACTCGCCGACCTGGCCGAGTCCGTGCTCACGGCCCTGCAGGAGCCCTTCGACCTCGCCGGTCAGCGGCTGTCCCTTTCGGCGTCGATCGGGGTCGTCGAGCGGCAGGCCGCCGGCACCACCGCGACCGGGCTGATGCAGGCGGCGGACACCACGCTGTACTGGGCGAAGGCGGACGGCAAGTCCCGCTGGACGCTGTTCGACCCGGAGCGCAACGCCCACCGCATGACCCGGCAGGCGCTCGCCTCCACGCTCCGTCCGGCCATCGACCGGGGCGAGTTCGTCCTGGAGTACCAGCCGCTGGTCGGGATGGCGGACGGGCGGCTGAGCGGGGTCGAGGCGTTGGTCCGTTGGAACCACCCGCAGTTCGGCATGCTGACGCCGAATCGGTTCATCGGACTGGCGGAGGAGGACGGCGCGATCGTTCCCCTGGGGCGCTGGGTGCTCGCCACCGCCTGCCGTCAGGCCCGCCGCTGGCAGCTCGAACGCCCCGACGACCCGCCCCTGTTCGTCTCCGTCAACGTGGCCGTGCGCCAGGTCTGGGACTCCGACCTGGTCGCGGACGTCGCCGAGACCCTGGCCGAGACGGGCCTCGCCCCGCAGCTGCTCCAGCTGGAGTTGACCGAGTCCGCGGTGATGGGCTCCGCGGGCCGCCCGTTGCAGGCCCTGCAGGCGCTCAGCGAGATGGGCGTGCGCATCGCCATCGACGACTTCGGCACCGGTTACTCCAACCTCGCCTACCTCAGCCGGCTGCCGGTGTCGGTGCTGAAGCTGGACGGGTCCTTCGTCCGGGGCTTCCAGTACGAGGACTCGGGCGCCCATCCCAGCCCGGCCGACGAGGTCATCGTGGAGGCGATGATCCAGCTGGCGCACCGGCTGGGACTGACCGTGACCGCGGAGTGCGTCGAGACCTCGGCACAGGCCGGCCGGCTGCGCCGGATCGGGTGCGACACCGGGCAGGGGTGGCTGTACTCCCGGCCGGTGCCGCCGGATCGCATCTCCCAGTTGCTCCGCTGCCCGTTCGGTCAGGCGGTTGGCAACCCGTAGGCGTCCGCGATCAGTTCGTAGGAACGCAGGCGGATCTCGCCGGTGTGCGCGTTCGCCGTGATCATCAACTCGTCGGCGCCGGTGCGCTTGTGAAGGTCGTCCAGGCCCGCGCGGACCTCGTCCGGGGTGCCATGGATGACGTTGGCGTTCCAGGAGGTGACGAACTCCCGCTCCAGCGGGCTGAACTCGTACGCCTCGGCCTCCTCCGGCGTGGGCACGAGTCCCGGCCGTCCGGTGCGCAGCCGGAGCATGCTGAGCGCGGCGGCGCGGACCTGGCGCCGGGCCTCCTTCTCGTCGTCGGCCGCGAGCGCGGAGACGCCGATGAGGGCGTACGGCGCGTCGAGAACGGCGGACGGCTTGAAGGACTCCCGGTAGAGGTCGAGCGCGGGAATGGTGTTCTGCGCGGAGAAGTGGTGGGCGAACGCGAAGGGCAGGCCGAGCAGGCCGGCCAGGCGGGCGCTGAACCCGGAGGAGCCGAGCAGCCAGATCGGCGGGCGGTGCGGGGACTGGACGCCGCCGGGCGAGGTGGCCTGGACGGGGCCGGGGACCGCGTGGATACGGCGGTAGGGGTGGCCGTCGGGGAAGTCGTCGTCCAGGAACCGGGTCAGCTCGACGAGCTGCTCGGGGAAGTCGTCGGCGCCCTCGTTCAGCCGGTCGGTGCGGCGCAGGGCGGCCGCGGTGGCGCCGTCGGTTCCGGGGGCGCGGCCGAGGCCCAGGTCGATGCGGCCGGGGGCCATCGCCTCCAGCGTGCCGAACTGCTCGGCGATCACCAGCGGGGCGTGGTTGGGCAGCATCACGCCGCCCGAGCCGAGCCGGAGGCGGTCGGTGTGAGCGGCGAGATGGGCGAGGATCACGGCCGGGGAGGAGGAGGCGACGCCGGGCATGGAGTGGTGCTCGGCGACCCAGTACCGGTGGAAACCGCGGGCCTCCGCGAGCCGGGACAGCGAGACGCTGGTGCGCAGGGCGTCGGTGGCGGTGCGGCCCGCGCCGACGGTCACCAGGTCCAGTACGGAGAGGGGGACGGGGGCGCTGCCGTGTGCGGTGCCGCGGATCTCGTCGTCCGGCAAGGGATGCCTCCTGGTATCGGGCCGTGCGGTGTCCTCCAGCCGCTAACAGGAGACGGTCCCCGCTTATTCCCCCCGCGCCGTCGCCGAGCTTCCTGGGGTCGCGCGTTCTCACGAAGGCCCTCGTAGGTCCTGCGGCCTCGGCCCCCATGGGTCCCGCGTCCTCACGAAGACCGCCGAAAGTCCCGGCTCCTCACCAGGCCCCCCATAGGGCCCGCGGCCTCACGAAGGCCGTCGAAAATCCCGGCTGCTCACCAGGCCCCCCATAGGTCCCGCGTCCCTCACCAGCCCTGATGGGTCCCGGACGCTCACCAACGCCCCGTCGGTCCCGCATCCTCACAAGGCCCCCATCGTTCCTGGTCCTCGCCGATCCCGAGGGTCATACCTGCACGATCGGCTCCCTGGTGAACAGTGCGCCCAGCTCCGGTGCGTTCACCCGACGGTCCGCCAGGCGCAGCGCCTCCCAGACGGTGACCTGGT
This region of Streptomyces chromofuscus genomic DNA includes:
- a CDS encoding bifunctional DNA primase/polymerase — translated: MSSSTLTSDGAAWLASAGTYPRSTLAFWEERPDAPVVLPCGSAFDIVSVPAIFGRRMLDRLWDEGPGSGPVAVFRGRMLLFAAPGTAQRLPSLLEWEEWGATGPGSPSRTAAIPPLLCHGTGDAVTVPAPTGAPASDARWLVAPDTRQPWLPGPEILLWAALRAARSAVRISIFPPPDLDANVYDVSRRR
- a CDS encoding M6 family metalloprotease domain-containing protein; this encodes MPRQQPLGERTREAFRGLGRQAARPRLRSTAAVFTTLSALAATSLITCPSVAEPFAAAPCALTRTKAHHSEGLDTWNTAYPRPAGALDAVMVFLSFPDSRPLTTPAELAADHFPATSRYFASASYGKFRLREHPLKRWIRMPRPSTAYAIQRDWTASHRAAYLRDALAAADGQVDFSHYDVVYFVADPHAPGVDSDATKVVNLDTPLRADGTDIRRVVTVFENHPPDRLVLAHETGHVFDLPDLYHRPVDGKGDWDTHVGDWDLMGSQFGLAPDLFGWHKWKLGWLEPRQVVCVQGDRPVRLTLESLGAGPGQPGVAAAGAPAFGLGRGTKLAVVRTGADSVLAIEARGSVGNDQESCRQGVLVYRVHAGAESGGGPVQVIDAHPHTEACWEGSVYPPLADAPVELGESFTVPGTGVRVEVEGRTASGAWTVKIANG
- a CDS encoding putative bifunctional diguanylate cyclase/phosphodiesterase is translated as MSGTSEGPTPAADLIGPAVTDSNSQASRSTGTDGADRTDASDSYRSAFAAAPLAMAVVDREGLVVSANAALADLLGTSPGELAGRVAADLVDLASDARTWHAYREVLRGREARLRCSRRLKHPDGHSVWVQVTVAPLPDRANGVLLTAADISARRELQGRLRHLQMHDPVTRLPNRTLFFERLSAALDVESYERGGTGRIGLCYLDLDGFKAVNDTLGHRVGDRLLAAVAERLGRCADQAGHGRASAPLVARLGGDEFALLVEDSTGTEQLADLAESVLTALQEPFDLAGQRLSLSASIGVVERQAAGTTATGLMQAADTTLYWAKADGKSRWTLFDPERNAHRMTRQALASTLRPAIDRGEFVLEYQPLVGMADGRLSGVEALVRWNHPQFGMLTPNRFIGLAEEDGAIVPLGRWVLATACRQARRWQLERPDDPPLFVSVNVAVRQVWDSDLVADVAETLAETGLAPQLLQLELTESAVMGSAGRPLQALQALSEMGVRIAIDDFGTGYSNLAYLSRLPVSVLKLDGSFVRGFQYEDSGAHPSPADEVIVEAMIQLAHRLGLTVTAECVETSAQAGRLRRIGCDTGQGWLYSRPVPPDRISQLLRCPFGQAVGNP
- a CDS encoding LLM class flavin-dependent oxidoreductase: MPDDEIRGTAHGSAPVPLSVLDLVTVGAGRTATDALRTSVSLSRLAEARGFHRYWVAEHHSMPGVASSSPAVILAHLAAHTDRLRLGSGGVMLPNHAPLVIAEQFGTLEAMAPGRIDLGLGRAPGTDGATAAALRRTDRLNEGADDFPEQLVELTRFLDDDFPDGHPYRRIHAVPGPVQATSPGGVQSPHRPPIWLLGSSGFSARLAGLLGLPFAFAHHFSAQNTIPALDLYRESFKPSAVLDAPYALIGVSALAADDEKEARRQVRAAALSMLRLRTGRPGLVPTPEEAEAYEFSPLEREFVTSWNANVIHGTPDEVRAGLDDLHKRTGADELMITANAHTGEIRLRSYELIADAYGLPTA